A section of the Eriocheir sinensis breed Jianghai 21 chromosome 40, ASM2467909v1, whole genome shotgun sequence genome encodes:
- the LOC127009361 gene encoding titin-like isoform X43 encodes MNLFVVGTILIWVGLGPIVDSTGGVAGLPGLPEDNPRCAALVEAAKAEYRRLYEAGLKDAPNLMDLILTSLGIASNDTFKTTERKVFNNTDETGHETGKKTVVEKTTETDVVPNGTVSKTSETTVDIDEDGKQSGEKSVTERETMTGQTPNNGTIAQTVDVKKVMDEAGNEIKEEVVVKKELIVQPPTNTTDANLIVPKVGADDKGNNETELKLGGSGKSDGLLKVERTEEIKEIMPGNITNEVLVKQKEEQLSPQESTKVTSVERKNVTEKDDGLQKVERTEEIKEIMPGNITNEVLVKQKEEQLSPQESTIVTSVERKNVTEKDDGLQKVERTEEIKEIMPGNITNEVLVKQKDEQLSPQESTKVTSVERKNVTEKGDGKDVEKETVIQKEVEKNVCDSDIKEVRNEKHLNETIEDLKHQVDDVKNKIKEEKAKAEETNATRSLFEPSAAPIIQEGKVVEKIVPAVTPAKIAEKISPTVTEGKVPVVTKEKVVEQAAPSVTEEIVSVSKEQEEVPVVAEEKVIEKIHPAMTEGKVPVVPQQEVVEKVAPSPTEEKVHVVTQERVIEQNAPQERVIEQNAPQERVIEQAAPQERVIEEVAPQERAIEQAVPQERAIEQAVPQERVIEQVAPQERVIEQAVPQERVIEQAVPQERVIEQAVPQERVIEEVAPQERAIEQAAPQERAIEQAVPQERVIEQVAPQERAIEQAAPQERAIEQAVPQERAIEEAAPQERAIEQAVPQERAIEEVVPQERAIEQAAPTATEEIVTVSKEKEEVPVVVTEEKVPVVTNQTVVEKITPSVTEEKVVTQRKVVEKGAPSVNESVVSIPKREEGVVERIAPVV; translated from the exons ATGAACCTTTTCGTTGTCGGGACGATCCTCATCTGGGTGGGCTTGGGGCCCATTGTTGACAGTACCGGCGGTGTTGCGGGGCTCCCGGGGCTCCCGGAGGACAACCCGCGATGTGCCGCCCTGGTGGAGGCCGCAAAGGCCGAGTACCGGAGACTGTACGAGGCGGGACTGAAAGATGCACCAAATTTGATGGATCTGATACTGACAAGTTTGGGGATTGCTTCAAACGACACCTTTAAGACCACAGAAAGAAAAGTCTTCAATAATACCGATGAAACGGGACATGAAACCGGAAAAAAGACAGTCGTTGAGAAGACGACAGAGACTGACGTAGTACCCAACGGAACTGTATCAAAGACTTCCGAAACCACGGTCGACATAGATGAGGACGGTAAACAAAGTGGTGAAAAATCTGTGACCGAAAGAGAAACCATGACAGGACAGACTCCAAACAATGGGACCATAGCACAGACGGTGGACGTTAAGAAGGTAATGGACGAAGCGggtaatgaaataaaggaggaagttgtTGTTAAGAAGGAATTAATAGTACAACCTCCTACCAATACGACTGACGCAAATCTTATCGTTCCAAAAGTAGGGGCGGACGACAAAGGTAATAACGAAACCGAATTAAAACTTGGTGGCTCAGGAAAGAGCGATGGACTTCTGAAAGTAGAACGAactgaggaaataaaggagattatgcccggcaatataacgaatgaagttttagtaaaacagaaggaagaacaaCTTTCGCCACAGGAAAGCACCAAGGTGACatctgtggaaaggaagaatgttacagagaaggatgatggacttcagaaAGTTGAACGAactgaggaaataaaggagattatgcccggcaatataacgaatgaagttttagtaaaacagaaggaagaacaaCTTTCGCCACAGGAAAGCACTATTGTGACatctgtggaaaggaagaatgttacagaaaaggatgatggacttcagaaagtagaaagaacagaagaaataaaggagattatgcccggcaatataacgaatgaagttttAGTAAAGCAGAAGGACGAACAACTTTCTCCACAGGAAAGCACCAAGGTGACatctgtggaaaggaagaatgttacagaaaagggtgatggaaaagatgtcgagaaagaaactgtaattcaaaaagaagtcgaaaagaatgtgtgtgatagcgacatcaaagaggttcgtaacgaaaaacatcttaatgaaacaattgaagacttgaaacaccaagttgatgacgtgaaaaacaagattaaggaagaaaaagcaaaggctgAAGAAACAAATGCTACGCGTAGCCTATTCGAACCAAGTGCTGCCCCTATCATTCAAGAAGGTAAAGTCGTTGAAAAGATAGTCCCTGCTGTGACGCCGGCGAAGATTGCTGAAAAGATTTCCCCCACggtgacggaaggaaaagtccccgttgtgacaaaagagaaggttgttgagcaggctgccccttcggtgacagaggagatcgtaagtgtctctaaggagcaagaagaagtccctgttgtggCAGAagagaaggttattgaaaagattcaTCCTGCGatgacggaaggaaaagtcccggtagtccctcaacaggaggttgtCGAAAAAGTTGCCCCATCGCCGACAGAGGAAAAAGTTcatgttgtgacacaagaaagggttattgagcagaatgccccacaagaaagggttattgagcagaatgccccacaagaaagggttattgaacaggctgccccacaagaaagggttattgaagaggttgccccacaagaaagggctattgaacaggctgtcccacaagaaagggctattgaacaggctgtcccacaagaaagggttattgaacaggttgccccacaagaaagggttattgaacaggctgtcccacaagaaagggttattgaacaggctgtcccacaagaaagggttattgaacaggctgtcccacaagaaagggttattgaagaggttgccccacaagaaagggctattgaacaggctgccccacaagaaagggctattgaacaggctgtcccacaagaaagggttattgaacaggttgccccacaagaaagggctattgaacaggctgccccacaagaaagggctattgaacaggctgtcccacaagaaagggctattgaagaG gctgccccacaagaaagggctattgaacaggctgtcccacaagaaagggctattgaagag gttgtcccacaagaaagggctattgaacaggctgcccctacggcgacagaagagattgtcactgtttctaaagagaaagaagaagtccctgttgttgtaacagaggaaaaggttcccgttgtgacaaatcagacagttgttgaaaagattactccttccgtaacGGAAGAAAAAGTTGTCACTCAACGGAAGGTTGTTGAGAAGGGTGCCCCCTCTGTCAACGAAAGCGTAGTTTCCATtccaaagagggaggaaggagtagttGAAAGAATTGCTCCTGTTGTATAG
- the LOC127009361 gene encoding titin-like isoform X11, giving the protein MNLFVVGTILIWVGLGPIVDSTGGVAGLPGLPEDNPRCAALVEAAKAEYRRLYEAGLKDAPNLMDLILTSLGIASNDTFKTTERKVFNNTDETGHETGKKTVVEKTTETDVVPNGTVSKTSETTVDIDEDGKQSGEKSVTERETMTGQTPNNGTIAQTVDVKKVMDEAGNEIKEEVVVKKELIVQPPTNTTDANLIVPKVGADDKGNNETELKLGGSGKSDGLLKVERTEEIKEIMPGNITNEVLVKQKEEQLSPQESTKVTSVERKNVTEKDDGLQKVERTEEIKEIMPGNITNEVLVKQKEEQLSPQESTIVTSVERKNVTEKDDGLQKVERTEEIKEIMPGNITNEVLVKQKDEQLSPQESTKVTSVERKNVTEKGDGKDVEKETVIQKEVEKNVCDSDIKEVRNEKHLNETIEDLKHQVDDVKNKIKEEKAKAEETNATRSLFEPSAAPIIQEGKVVEKIVPAVTPAKIAEKISPTVTEGKVPVVTKEKVVEQAAPSVTEEIVSVSKEQEEVPVVAEEKVIEKIHPAMTEGKVPVVPQQEVVEKVAPSPTEEKVHVVTQERVIEQNAPQERVIEQNAPQERVIEQAAPQERVIEEVAPQERVIEQAVPQERVIEQAVPQERVIEQAVPQERVIEEVAPQERAIEQAAPQERAIEQAVPQERVIEQVAPQERAIEQAAPQERAIEQAVPQERAIEEVAPQERAIEQAAPQERAIEQAVPQERAIEEVAPQERAIEQAVPQERAIEQAAPTATEEIVTVSKEKEEVPVVVTEEKVPVVTNQTVVEKISPTVTEGKVPVVTKEKVVEQAAPSVTEEIVSVSKEQEEVPVVAEEKNVTEKIHPAMTEGKVPVVPQQEAVEKVAPSPTEEKVNVVTQERAIEQNAPQERAIEEVVPQERAIEQAAPTATEEIVTVSKEKEEVPVVVTEEKVPVVTNQTVVEKITPSVTEEKVVTQRKVVEKGAPSVNESVVSIPKREEGVVERIAPVV; this is encoded by the exons ATGAACCTTTTCGTTGTCGGGACGATCCTCATCTGGGTGGGCTTGGGGCCCATTGTTGACAGTACCGGCGGTGTTGCGGGGCTCCCGGGGCTCCCGGAGGACAACCCGCGATGTGCCGCCCTGGTGGAGGCCGCAAAGGCCGAGTACCGGAGACTGTACGAGGCGGGACTGAAAGATGCACCAAATTTGATGGATCTGATACTGACAAGTTTGGGGATTGCTTCAAACGACACCTTTAAGACCACAGAAAGAAAAGTCTTCAATAATACCGATGAAACGGGACATGAAACCGGAAAAAAGACAGTCGTTGAGAAGACGACAGAGACTGACGTAGTACCCAACGGAACTGTATCAAAGACTTCCGAAACCACGGTCGACATAGATGAGGACGGTAAACAAAGTGGTGAAAAATCTGTGACCGAAAGAGAAACCATGACAGGACAGACTCCAAACAATGGGACCATAGCACAGACGGTGGACGTTAAGAAGGTAATGGACGAAGCGggtaatgaaataaaggaggaagttgtTGTTAAGAAGGAATTAATAGTACAACCTCCTACCAATACGACTGACGCAAATCTTATCGTTCCAAAAGTAGGGGCGGACGACAAAGGTAATAACGAAACCGAATTAAAACTTGGTGGCTCAGGAAAGAGCGATGGACTTCTGAAAGTAGAACGAactgaggaaataaaggagattatgcccggcaatataacgaatgaagttttagtaaaacagaaggaagaacaaCTTTCGCCACAGGAAAGCACCAAGGTGACatctgtggaaaggaagaatgttacagagaaggatgatggacttcagaaAGTTGAACGAactgaggaaataaaggagattatgcccggcaatataacgaatgaagttttagtaaaacagaaggaagaacaaCTTTCGCCACAGGAAAGCACTATTGTGACatctgtggaaaggaagaatgttacagaaaaggatgatggacttcagaaagtagaaagaacagaagaaataaaggagattatgcccggcaatataacgaatgaagttttAGTAAAGCAGAAGGACGAACAACTTTCTCCACAGGAAAGCACCAAGGTGACatctgtggaaaggaagaatgttacagaaaagggtgatggaaaagatgtcgagaaagaaactgtaattcaaaaagaagtcgaaaagaatgtgtgtgatagcgacatcaaagaggttcgtaacgaaaaacatcttaatgaaacaattgaagacttgaaacaccaagttgatgacgtgaaaaacaagattaaggaagaaaaagcaaaggctgAAGAAACAAATGCTACGCGTAGCCTATTCGAACCAAGTGCTGCCCCTATCATTCAAGAAGGTAAAGTCGTTGAAAAGATAGTCCCTGCTGTGACGCCGGCGAAGATTGCTGAAAAGATTTCCCCCACggtgacggaaggaaaagtccccgttgtgacaaaagagaaggttgttgagcaggctgccccttcggtgacagaggagatcgtaagtgtctctaaggagcaagaagaagtccctgttgtggCAGAagagaaggttattgaaaagattcaTCCTGCGatgacggaaggaaaagtcccggtagtccctcaacaggaggttgtCGAAAAAGTTGCCCCATCGCCGACAGAGGAAAAAGTTcatgttgtgacacaagaaagggttattgagcagaatgccccacaagaaagggttattgagcagaatgccccacaagaaagggttattgaacaggctgccccacaagaaagggttattgaagag gttgccccacaagaaagggttattgaacaggctgtcccacaagaaagggttattgaacaggctgtcccacaagaaagggttattgaacaggctgtcccacaagaaagggttattgaagaggttgccccacaagaaagggctattgaacaggctgccccacaagaaagggctattgaacaggctgtcccacaagaaagggttattgaacaggttgccccacaagaaagggctattgaacaggctgccccacaagaaagggctattgaacaggctgtcccacaagaaagggctattgaagaGGTTGctccacaagaaagggctattgaacaggctgccccacaagaaagggctattgaacaggctgtcccacaagaaagggctattgaagaggttgccccacaagaaagggctattgaacaggctgtcccacaagaaagggctattgaacaggctgcccctacggcgacagaagagattgtcactgtttctaaagagaaagaagaagtccctgttgttgtaacagaggaaaaggttcccgttgtgacaaatcagacaGTTGTTGAAAAGATTTCCCCCACggtgacggaaggaaaagtccccgttgtgacaaaagagaaggttgttgagcaggctgccccttcggtgacagaggagatcgtaagtgtctctaaggagcaagaagaagtccctgttgtggCAGAAGAGAAGAACGTTACTGAAAAGATTCACCCTGCGatgacggaaggaaaagtcccggtagtccctcaacaggaggcTGTTGAAAAAGTTGCCCCATCGCCGACAGAGGAAAAAGTTaatgttgtgacacaagaaagggctattgagcagaatgccccacaagaaagggctattgaagaggttgtcccacaagaaagggctattgaacaggctgcccctacggcgacagaagagattgtcactgtttctaaagagaaagaagaagtccctgttgttgtaacagaggaaaaggttcccgttgtgacaaatcagacagttgttgaaaagattactccttccgtaacGGAAGAAAAAGTTGTCACTCAACGGAAGGTTGTTGAGAAGGGTGCCCCCTCTGTCAACGAAAGCGTAGTTTCCATtccaaagagggaggaaggagtagttGAAAGAATTGCTCCTGTTGTATAG
- the LOC127009361 gene encoding titin-like isoform X25 — MNLFVVGTILIWVGLGPIVDSTGGVAGLPGLPEDNPRCAALVEAAKAEYRRLYEAGLKDAPNLMDLILTSLGIASNDTFKTTERKVFNNTDETGHETGKKTVVEKTTETDVVPNGTVSKTSETTVDIDEDGKQSGEKSVTERETMTGQTPNNGTIAQTVDVKKVMDEAGNEIKEEVVVKKELIVQPPTNTTDANLIVPKVGADDKGNNETELKLGGSGKSDGLLKVERTEEIKEIMPGNITNEVLVKQKEEQLSPQESTKVTSVERKNVTEKDDGLQKVERTEEIKEIMPGNITNEVLVKQKEEQLSPQESTIVTSVERKNVTEKDDGLQKVERTEEIKEIMPGNITNEVLVKQKDEQLSPQESTKVTSVERKNVTEKGDGKDVEKETVIQKEVEKNVCDSDIKEVRNEKHLNETIEDLKHQVDDVKNKIKEEKAKAEETNATRSLFEPSAAPIIQEGKVVEKIVPAVTPAKIAEKISPTVTEGKVPVVTKEKVVEQAAPSVTEEIVSVSKEQEEVPVVAEEKVIEKIHPAMTEGKVPVVPQQEVVEKVAPSPTEEKVHVVTQERVIEQNAPQERVIEQNAPQERVIEQAAPQERVIEEVAPQERVIEQAVPQERVIEQAVPQERVIEQAVPQERVIEEVAPQERAIEQAAPQERAIEQAVPQERAIEEVAPQERAIEQAAPQERAIEQAVPQERAIEEVAPQERAIEQAVPQERAIEQAAPTATEEIVTVSKEKEEVPVVVTEEKVPVVTNQTVVEKISPTVTEGKVPVVTKEKVVEQAAPSVTEEIVSVSKEQEEVPVVAEEKNVTEKIHPAMTEGKVPVVPQQEAVEKVAPSPTEEKVNVVTQERAIEQNAPQERAIEEVVPQERAIEQAAPTATEEIVTVSKEKEEVPVVVTEEKVPVVTNQTVVEKITPSVTEEKVVTQRKVVEKGAPSVNESVVSIPKREEGVVERIAPVV; from the exons ATGAACCTTTTCGTTGTCGGGACGATCCTCATCTGGGTGGGCTTGGGGCCCATTGTTGACAGTACCGGCGGTGTTGCGGGGCTCCCGGGGCTCCCGGAGGACAACCCGCGATGTGCCGCCCTGGTGGAGGCCGCAAAGGCCGAGTACCGGAGACTGTACGAGGCGGGACTGAAAGATGCACCAAATTTGATGGATCTGATACTGACAAGTTTGGGGATTGCTTCAAACGACACCTTTAAGACCACAGAAAGAAAAGTCTTCAATAATACCGATGAAACGGGACATGAAACCGGAAAAAAGACAGTCGTTGAGAAGACGACAGAGACTGACGTAGTACCCAACGGAACTGTATCAAAGACTTCCGAAACCACGGTCGACATAGATGAGGACGGTAAACAAAGTGGTGAAAAATCTGTGACCGAAAGAGAAACCATGACAGGACAGACTCCAAACAATGGGACCATAGCACAGACGGTGGACGTTAAGAAGGTAATGGACGAAGCGggtaatgaaataaaggaggaagttgtTGTTAAGAAGGAATTAATAGTACAACCTCCTACCAATACGACTGACGCAAATCTTATCGTTCCAAAAGTAGGGGCGGACGACAAAGGTAATAACGAAACCGAATTAAAACTTGGTGGCTCAGGAAAGAGCGATGGACTTCTGAAAGTAGAACGAactgaggaaataaaggagattatgcccggcaatataacgaatgaagttttagtaaaacagaaggaagaacaaCTTTCGCCACAGGAAAGCACCAAGGTGACatctgtggaaaggaagaatgttacagagaaggatgatggacttcagaaAGTTGAACGAactgaggaaataaaggagattatgcccggcaatataacgaatgaagttttagtaaaacagaaggaagaacaaCTTTCGCCACAGGAAAGCACTATTGTGACatctgtggaaaggaagaatgttacagaaaaggatgatggacttcagaaagtagaaagaacagaagaaataaaggagattatgcccggcaatataacgaatgaagttttAGTAAAGCAGAAGGACGAACAACTTTCTCCACAGGAAAGCACCAAGGTGACatctgtggaaaggaagaatgttacagaaaagggtgatggaaaagatgtcgagaaagaaactgtaattcaaaaagaagtcgaaaagaatgtgtgtgatagcgacatcaaagaggttcgtaacgaaaaacatcttaatgaaacaattgaagacttgaaacaccaagttgatgacgtgaaaaacaagattaaggaagaaaaagcaaaggctgAAGAAACAAATGCTACGCGTAGCCTATTCGAACCAAGTGCTGCCCCTATCATTCAAGAAGGTAAAGTCGTTGAAAAGATAGTCCCTGCTGTGACGCCGGCGAAGATTGCTGAAAAGATTTCCCCCACggtgacggaaggaaaagtccccgttgtgacaaaagagaaggttgttgagcaggctgccccttcggtgacagaggagatcgtaagtgtctctaaggagcaagaagaagtccctgttgtggCAGAagagaaggttattgaaaagattcaTCCTGCGatgacggaaggaaaagtcccggtagtccctcaacaggaggttgtCGAAAAAGTTGCCCCATCGCCGACAGAGGAAAAAGTTcatgttgtgacacaagaaagggttattgagcagaatgccccacaagaaagggttattgagcagaatgccccacaagaaagggttattgaacaggctgccccacaagaaagggttattgaagag gttgccccacaagaaagggttattgaacaggctgtcccacaagaaagggttattgaacaggctgtcccacaagaaagggttattgaacaggctgtcccacaagaaagggttattgaagag gttgccccacaagaaagggctattgaacaggctgccccacaagaaagggctattgaacaggctgtcccacaagaaagggctattgaagaGGTTGctccacaagaaagggctattgaacaggctgccccacaagaaagggctattgaacaggctgtcccacaagaaagggctattgaagaggttgccccacaagaaagggctattgaacaggctgtcccacaagaaagggctattgaacaggctgcccctacggcgacagaagagattgtcactgtttctaaagagaaagaagaagtccctgttgttgtaacagaggaaaaggttcccgttgtgacaaatcagacaGTTGTTGAAAAGATTTCCCCCACggtgacggaaggaaaagtccccgttgtgacaaaagagaaggttgttgagcaggctgccccttcggtgacagaggagatcgtaagtgtctctaaggagcaagaagaagtccctgttgtggCAGAAGAGAAGAACGTTACTGAAAAGATTCACCCTGCGatgacggaaggaaaagtcccggtagtccctcaacaggaggcTGTTGAAAAAGTTGCCCCATCGCCGACAGAGGAAAAAGTTaatgttgtgacacaagaaagggctattgagcagaatgccccacaagaaagggctattgaagaggttgtcccacaagaaagggctattgaacaggctgcccctacggcgacagaagagattgtcactgtttctaaagagaaagaagaagtccctgttgttgtaacagaggaaaaggttcccgttgtgacaaatcagacagttgttgaaaagattactccttccgtaacGGAAGAAAAAGTTGTCACTCAACGGAAGGTTGTTGAGAAGGGTGCCCCCTCTGTCAACGAAAGCGTAGTTTCCATtccaaagagggaggaaggagtagttGAAAGAATTGCTCCTGTTGTATAG